A region of the Flintibacter sp. KGMB00164 genome:
ATCCCCACTCCAATCAGGCCATGGACGCCGGGGTTTGGGTTCGCGCATCGGGAAGCGGCGGGCTCAACACCACCACCATTACCGGGGAGCCGGTGGATGAGTGGGCAGTGGATCTGGTCAACGAGGCCATTGCCATGAATCTGATGCCGGCGCGCCTTAAGGGCCAGGATCTGCGCGGCTCCATCAGCCGGTTGCAGTTTGCCTCCCTGGCGGTGCGGCTGTATGAGGCCATGGGCGGAGAGGCCATCTCTGCCCCCAGCCACACTCCCTTCACCGACACTTCTGACCCAGAGGCAGGCAAGGCCTGGGCACTGGGGCTGACTGCCGGCACCTCTGCCACTACCTTCTCTCCCTCCCAGTCCATCTCCCGGGAGCAGGCAGCCACCATGCTCGCCGCCGTCTACCGCAAGCTGGGCGGCAGCGTGGAGGGACAGTCCGGCTCTTTTGCCGACGACAGCTCCATCGCCTCCTGGGCCAAGAGCAGCGTGTACTTTATGGCCCGCCACGACATTATCGTGGGTACTGGAAATAACCGCTTTTCTCCTCAGCGCAGCGCCCAGCGCCAGTCCTGCCTTATTATGGCCCTGCGCATGTTCCAAACTCTGAACCCCACCGATTGACACGGACAAAACTGCCCCCGCCGGCTGAGATGCCGGCGGGGGCTTTCTTGTTTAAGGGGTCAGCTCTGCCTGACGGCGCAGCAGGGACAGAGGAGGCACCGGCTGAGGCAGCTTCATGCGGAAGACCATCTGGGGCTTGCGCACCTGCTCCAAAGCTTCTCCCGTCTCGTCCCACAGTCCCTCTACGGTAAGGGTCTGGGGCCGTACGTCGGGACCTACCAGCTCCAGGGTATCCCCCACAGAGAACTTGTTGTTCAGCGTGAGGGTGGCGTTGCCCTGCTCGTCACAGGACTGCACCTTGGCCACGATCTGCCAGTCCCGGACATAGCGGGAGTTTTCGGTATACTGGCCCGGCTGGCCGAAATAGAAGCCGGTGGAGTAATGCCGGTGGCTGATGTGCTCCACTTCATCCCGCCATACCGGGTCCAGAGGCTGTCCCGCCGCCGCCGCGTCGATGGCATGGCGGTAAGCGCCGGTGACAATGGCGGCATAGTAGGCGCTCTTGGCCCGGCCCTCCAGCTTCAGAGAGTCCAGACCCGCCTCCATCAGCTCGGCCACGTGGTCGATCATGCACATATCCTTGGAGTTCATAATGTAGGTCTCCCCATTCTCCTCAAAGACGGGGAAATACTCGCCGGGCCGCTTCTCCTCCATCAGGGCGTACTGGTAGCGGCAGGGCTGGGCGCAGGCTCCCCGGTTGGAGTCCCGGCCCGTCATGTAGTTGGACAGCAGACACCGTCCAGAATAGCTTACGCACATAGCCCCGTGAGCGAAGGCCTCGATCTCCAGTTCTTTGGGGGTCTTGAGGCGGATCTCCCGGATCTCATCAAGGCTCAGCTCCCGGGCCAGGATCACCCGGCTGGCTCCCAGGTCGTGCCAGGCGGTGGCAGACTGGTAGTTGACGATGCTGGCCTGGGTGGAAATGTGGCACTGGACGTGGGGGGCGTGGCGCTTGGCCAGAGCCAGGGTACCCACGTCGGCCAGGATGATGGCATCCACTCCCACGCTGTC
Encoded here:
- a CDS encoding S-layer homology domain-containing protein, producing the protein MLRRALSLLLTACALCALLVPSSLAATIQSNQAVYHLSQDPDGTESFLYSPTLSHTLTLLPPGTVVRSDLGNQIIVERFTYRASSGYWALENTLTSQEHLTVRDHNYIYHVITQDPHSNQAMDAGVWVRASGSGGLNTTTITGEPVDEWAVDLVNEAIAMNLMPARLKGQDLRGSISRLQFASLAVRLYEAMGGEAISAPSHTPFTDTSDPEAGKAWALGLTAGTSATTFSPSQSISREQAATMLAAVYRKLGGSVEGQSGSFADDSSIASWAKSSVYFMARHDIIVGTGNNRFSPQRSAQRQSCLIMALRMFQTLNPTD
- a CDS encoding U32 family peptidase, with protein sequence MKKPELLAPAGDMERLQMALAYGADAVYLAGTMFGMRSFAGNFTPEELKTAVELCHSKGVRVHVTCNTMPRNEEVARLPEWLEYLDSVGVDAIILADVGTLALAKRHAPHVQCHISTQASIVNYQSATAWHDLGASRVILARELSLDEIREIRLKTPKELEIEAFAHGAMCVSYSGRCLLSNYMTGRDSNRGACAQPCRYQYALMEEKRPGEYFPVFEENGETYIMNSKDMCMIDHVAELMEAGLDSLKLEGRAKSAYYAAIVTGAYRHAIDAAAAGQPLDPVWRDEVEHISHRHYSTGFYFGQPGQYTENSRYVRDWQIVAKVQSCDEQGNATLTLNNKFSVGDTLELVGPDVRPQTLTVEGLWDETGEALEQVRKPQMVFRMKLPQPVPPLSLLRRQAELTP